A genomic region of Mycobacterium senriense contains the following coding sequences:
- a CDS encoding phospholipase D-like domain-containing protein, with protein sequence MDDDRLLTPGRTCWRTARAEQFAAIIDAADYFRHVKAAMLRARQRIMLIGWDFDSRVNFERGEKTLPGPNQLGAFLYWMLWKRPGLDIYLLKSNLRLLPAFDGIWFGLTPVSLLNQISSRRMHFAIDGAHPIGSVHHQKIVVVDDAVAFCGGIDLTLERWDTRAHAHDSPHRRTAGRSYGPRHDVGLAVDGAAARALGEQALARWQTATKHSLAPVEAKHSTWPSKLEPDLRNVDVGIARTVPEREDRAEVREVEALNLAAIAAARHTIYVENQYLASRTIAQALVARLREDDGPEIVIVLARRGNNPLERGTMDSARHRLIRLLWEADDHGRLGVYWPATDGGTPIYIHSKVLVVDDRLLRIGSSNFNNRSMGFDSECDVAIEAQPANSEHDDVRREIASVRSELMAEHLGVSVGDFENAVGEHRSVRKAIEALRGEGKTLRPFTERTVANEAGRLAENDLMDPDHVPRSLTRSVQRFITGLRG encoded by the coding sequence GTGGACGACGATCGACTCCTGACTCCCGGCCGGACCTGCTGGCGCACGGCACGGGCCGAGCAGTTCGCCGCCATCATCGACGCGGCCGACTACTTCAGGCACGTCAAGGCCGCGATGCTGCGCGCCCGCCAGCGGATCATGCTGATCGGCTGGGACTTCGATTCCAGGGTGAACTTCGAGCGGGGCGAGAAGACACTTCCCGGGCCGAACCAGCTGGGCGCGTTCCTTTACTGGATGCTCTGGAAACGGCCGGGCCTGGACATCTACCTGCTCAAGTCCAATCTGCGTCTGCTGCCGGCCTTCGACGGCATCTGGTTCGGCCTCACCCCGGTGTCTCTGCTGAACCAGATCAGCAGCAGGCGAATGCATTTCGCCATCGACGGCGCCCATCCGATTGGCTCTGTGCATCATCAGAAGATCGTGGTCGTCGACGATGCGGTGGCGTTCTGCGGCGGCATCGATCTGACGCTCGAACGATGGGACACCCGGGCGCACGCGCATGACAGCCCTCACCGCCGCACGGCGGGGCGCAGCTACGGGCCGCGGCACGACGTCGGCCTGGCCGTCGATGGTGCGGCCGCACGCGCCCTGGGTGAGCAGGCCCTGGCCAGGTGGCAGACCGCGACCAAACACTCGTTGGCTCCGGTCGAGGCCAAGCACAGCACCTGGCCCAGCAAGCTGGAACCGGACCTGCGCAACGTCGACGTCGGAATCGCACGCACCGTGCCGGAGCGCGAAGACCGCGCCGAGGTCCGGGAGGTGGAGGCGCTCAACCTGGCCGCCATCGCGGCGGCGCGCCACACCATCTATGTGGAGAACCAATACCTGGCATCCCGAACGATTGCCCAGGCGCTGGTTGCGCGGCTGCGCGAGGACGATGGTCCAGAGATCGTCATCGTGCTGGCCCGCAGAGGCAACAACCCGCTCGAGCGCGGAACGATGGACAGCGCCCGTCACCGCCTCATCCGGCTGCTGTGGGAAGCCGACGATCATGGCCGGCTGGGCGTCTATTGGCCGGCGACCGACGGCGGCACGCCGATCTACATCCATTCCAAGGTACTGGTGGTCGACGACCGGCTGCTGCGCATCGGCTCGTCGAACTTCAACAACCGCTCGATGGGCTTCGACAGCGAGTGCGACGTCGCGATCGAGGCGCAGCCGGCCAACTCCGAACACGACGACGTACGCCGCGAAATCGCCTCGGTGCGAAGCGAATTGATGGCGGAGCACCTCGGCGTTTCGGTGGGCGACTTCGAAAACGCGGTCGGCGAGCACCGGTCGGTGCGCAAGGCGATCGAGGCACTTCGCGGAGAAGGCAAGACGTTGCGGCCCTTCACCGAGCGGACCGTCGCCAACGAGGCGGGCCGGCTGGCCGAGAACGACCTGATGGATCCCGACCACGTCCCACGGTCGCTGACCCGCAGCGTGCAACGGTTCATCACCGGCCTACGGGGTTGA
- a CDS encoding methylated-DNA--[protein]-cysteine S-methyltransferase, translating to MSNEHELIRELTQSTDATAGDLGTLHVRLAAAAQAEDLLDIAYRIVDSPVGALLIAATELGLVRVAYASEGHDTVLQSLAERISPRILLAPSRLDTAARQLDEYFSGKRRDFGVPLDWRLSAGFRNTVLRHLPEIGYGHTASYAAVAKLAGNPNAVRAVGSACATNPLPVVVPCHRVVRSDGAMGGYLGGVEAKRILLTLEAAA from the coding sequence ATGAGCAACGAACACGAATTGATCCGCGAGCTGACGCAGAGCACCGACGCCACCGCCGGCGACCTGGGCACACTGCACGTCCGGCTCGCCGCCGCCGCGCAAGCCGAGGACCTCCTCGACATCGCCTACCGCATCGTCGACAGTCCGGTCGGCGCCTTGCTGATCGCGGCCACCGAACTCGGCCTCGTCCGCGTCGCCTACGCCAGCGAGGGTCACGACACCGTCCTGCAAAGCCTCGCCGAGAGGATCAGCCCGCGCATCCTGCTCGCACCCAGCCGCCTCGACACGGCCGCACGGCAACTCGACGAGTACTTCTCCGGTAAGCGCCGGGATTTCGGCGTGCCGCTGGACTGGCGGCTCTCGGCCGGATTCCGCAACACGGTGCTTCGTCATCTGCCCGAGATCGGCTACGGTCACACCGCGAGCTATGCCGCGGTGGCCAAGCTGGCCGGCAATCCGAACGCGGTTCGCGCCGTCGGCAGTGCGTGTGCCACCAATCCGCTACCGGTCGTGGTGCCCTGCCACCGCGTGGTGCGCAGCGACGGCGCGATGGGCGGCTATCTCGGGGGCGTGGAAGCCAAACGCATCCTGCTCACCCTCGAGGCCGCGGCCTAA
- a CDS encoding LCP family protein translates to MVAGAKVLAALISLVVVAVIGIAWHAYRSASAGITKSEALAGEPASTGSDQNILIMGLDSRRDQHGQPLPPDIYDALHAGNEDSADGDSDALIVVHLPAGGGPATAISIPRDDYVDLAGCPTSDCRGKIKEAYSYAYQRVIAGHGSAGSQPTPTPLQGQGSTEKEQAAREAGRKAEISTVKSLLQIPIDHFIEVTLAGFFQLARVVEPITVCLSADTSDRYYSGADFHKGVQQISATQALAFVRQRRDPNDAAFTDLDRSRRQQAFIVSVVSAMRRGGTFSDATKLHALLDVAKQNVAVDAGFDFDEFIRNALAFPNRPVVLYTLPVTSFGQLSDGAYVNFIDVPTIRSIVHNLVGADSSVAPSTSSPTTTAQPDSDTQSTSGGVALDVVNASGQQGEAATVQMLLATGKFSEGRLSTADSTTETSSIAYGPGAKMAATELADQYDITATASDGVARNTVRLTVGTDIYRFDQTRNSTSESPTATATAPVTTVPATGSGAQQPAVTNLSRMTADGIPCVK, encoded by the coding sequence ATGGTGGCCGGTGCCAAGGTGCTGGCCGCCTTGATATCCCTGGTGGTGGTCGCCGTCATCGGCATCGCCTGGCACGCCTATCGGAGCGCGTCGGCGGGCATCACCAAATCCGAGGCATTGGCCGGTGAGCCCGCGTCGACCGGAAGCGACCAGAACATCCTGATCATGGGCCTGGATAGCCGCCGTGACCAGCACGGGCAGCCGCTGCCACCCGACATTTACGACGCGCTGCACGCGGGCAACGAGGATTCGGCTGACGGCGATTCCGACGCGCTCATCGTGGTGCACCTTCCTGCCGGCGGCGGTCCGGCCACGGCGATCTCGATCCCCCGCGACGATTATGTCGATCTGGCGGGATGCCCGACCTCGGATTGCCGCGGCAAGATCAAGGAGGCCTACAGCTACGCCTACCAGAGGGTGATCGCCGGCCACGGTTCCGCGGGCTCGCAGCCGACTCCGACCCCGCTGCAAGGGCAAGGCTCGACGGAAAAGGAACAGGCGGCGCGGGAGGCGGGCCGCAAAGCCGAAATCAGCACCGTCAAAAGTCTTCTGCAGATCCCGATCGATCACTTCATCGAAGTCACCCTGGCCGGGTTCTTCCAACTCGCCCGGGTGGTCGAACCGATCACGGTGTGCCTGAGCGCGGACACCTCGGACCGGTACTACTCCGGCGCGGACTTTCATAAAGGCGTCCAACAGATCAGCGCAACGCAGGCGTTGGCCTTCGTCCGGCAACGCCGCGACCCCAACGACGCGGCGTTCACCGACCTTGATCGAAGTCGACGCCAGCAGGCCTTCATCGTCTCGGTGGTCAGTGCGATGCGCCGCGGCGGAACGTTTTCGGACGCAACCAAACTGCACGCCCTGTTGGATGTCGCCAAGCAGAACGTCGCCGTCGACGCCGGTTTCGACTTCGACGAATTCATTCGTAATGCGTTGGCATTCCCCAACAGACCGGTGGTGCTGTACACGCTGCCGGTCACCAGCTTCGGTCAACTCTCAGATGGCGCCTATGTGAACTTCATCGACGTACCCACCATCCGCTCGATCGTGCACAACCTGGTGGGCGCCGATTCGTCTGTTGCACCCTCGACCAGCAGCCCCACCACGACGGCGCAACCGGACAGCGACACGCAGAGCACCTCCGGCGGCGTCGCGCTCGACGTCGTCAATGCCTCGGGCCAACAGGGAGAGGCGGCAACCGTTCAAATGCTCTTGGCGACTGGGAAGTTCAGTGAAGGCAGGCTCAGCACGGCCGACTCGACCACCGAGACGAGCAGCATCGCGTACGGACCCGGCGCGAAGATGGCGGCGACCGAGCTCGCCGACCAGTACGACATAACGGCGACCGCATCCGACGGCGTTGCCCGCAACACGGTTCGGTTGACCGTCGGGACCGATATCTACCGGTTCGACCAGACCCGCAATTCCACGTCGGAATCGCCGACCGCAACCGCCACGGCACCCGTCACCACCGTGCCCGCCACCGGAAGCGGAGCGCAGCAACCCGCCGTAACCAATCTCTCGCGGATGACCGCCGACGGCATTCCCTGCGTGAAATGA
- a CDS encoding phytanoyl-CoA dioxygenase family protein, producing the protein MSIDDDSVTTLEDLRGDLAQRYKRTPTGGSAADSATVEADMAALDRDGYVIWENLLTAEQCSQIREVVRPWLGHTGRNSFEGLRTQRIYSLLSRTRVCDRLVDDPRVLAVLDRLLMPNYLLSALQAINIQPGEAAQLAHHDDGFYPIPRPREPLAAATIWAIDDFTADNGATVVYPGSHRWGKRRPGPDDQALPVVMPTGSCVFFVGTLWHGGGANDTGRDRLAVTAQYCQPWLRPMEAYTLSISRDIARAVSGDLRRMLGYSIHPPFVGNVDGLHPLRLLELSTDATGQGT; encoded by the coding sequence ATGAGCATCGACGACGACTCCGTCACCACGCTGGAGGACCTGCGGGGAGACCTGGCGCAGCGGTACAAGCGGACGCCGACCGGTGGAAGCGCGGCGGACAGCGCGACCGTCGAGGCCGACATGGCCGCACTCGATCGCGACGGCTACGTCATCTGGGAGAACCTGCTCACCGCCGAGCAGTGCTCGCAGATCCGTGAGGTGGTGCGCCCTTGGCTGGGGCACACCGGCCGCAACTCGTTCGAAGGCCTGCGCACCCAGCGCATCTACAGCCTGCTGAGTAGGACCCGGGTGTGCGATCGGCTGGTCGATGACCCGCGGGTGCTCGCGGTGCTCGATCGGCTGCTGATGCCCAACTATCTGCTTTCGGCGTTGCAGGCCATCAACATTCAGCCCGGCGAGGCCGCGCAGCTGGCGCACCACGACGACGGGTTCTACCCGATTCCGCGGCCCCGGGAACCGCTGGCGGCCGCGACGATCTGGGCGATCGACGACTTCACCGCCGACAACGGCGCCACCGTCGTCTATCCGGGCAGCCACCGCTGGGGCAAGCGCCGGCCGGGACCCGACGATCAGGCCCTACCCGTCGTGATGCCCACCGGCTCGTGCGTCTTCTTCGTCGGCACCCTCTGGCACGGCGGGGGTGCCAACGACACCGGCCGCGACCGCCTCGCCGTCACCGCCCAGTACTGCCAACCATGGCTGCGGCCGATGGAGGCCTACACCTTGTCGATATCGCGCGACATCGCGCGGGCGGTCTCCGGTGACCTTCGCCGGATGCTCGGCTACAGCATTCATCCGCCATTCGTCGGCAACGTCGACGGCCTGCATCCGTTGCGGCTGTTGGAATTAAGCACAGATGCGACGGGCCAAGGCACGTGA
- a CDS encoding TetR/AcrR family transcriptional regulator — translation MSSPTRWAGIPLKDRRAERRALLVEAAYRLFGSGGEAAVSVRSVCRECGLNTRYFYESFGDTGDLLGAVYDRVSDQLGEVIEAAIEQAGDSLGARTRAGIAAVLGFSSADPRRGRVLFTDARTNPVLAARRRATQDMLHAGVLTEGWRLNPDSDPVAAEVAAALYTGAMAELAQQWLAGQLGTDLDVVVDYALKLLLR, via the coding sequence ATGTCGAGTCCCACCCGGTGGGCCGGTATACCGCTCAAGGACCGCCGCGCCGAGCGTCGTGCGCTGCTGGTCGAGGCCGCCTATCGACTGTTCGGCAGTGGCGGTGAGGCGGCCGTCTCCGTGCGTTCGGTGTGCCGCGAATGCGGGCTGAACACGCGATACTTCTACGAAAGCTTCGGTGATACCGGCGATCTGCTCGGCGCGGTCTACGACCGGGTGAGCGATCAGCTCGGCGAAGTGATCGAGGCCGCAATCGAGCAGGCGGGGGACTCGCTGGGCGCCCGGACCCGGGCCGGCATCGCGGCGGTGCTGGGCTTCTCATCCGCTGATCCGCGCCGCGGCCGGGTGCTGTTCACCGACGCGCGCACCAACCCGGTGTTGGCCGCCCGGCGCCGCGCGACGCAGGACATGCTGCACGCGGGCGTGCTCACCGAGGGCTGGCGCCTCAACCCCGACTCCGATCCGGTGGCCGCGGAGGTCGCCGCCGCCCTGTACACCGGCGCCATGGCCGAGCTCGCGCAGCAGTGGCTCGCCGGGCAGTTGGGCACCGACCTCGATGTCGTGGTCGACTACGCGCTGAAACTGCTGCTGCGGTAG
- a CDS encoding DUF732 domain-containing protein encodes MRMLLVLAGCAALAGVAAPAYADPVGTSGADGSFIAALNQAGITYRDPAAAVGVGKRACELMDEGSPQVDVIKSVSSSNPGFTVDGAAQFTMIAASAYCPQHLGQHVNQAPQPARTQQSSPVIDLPPLTPGAA; translated from the coding sequence ATGCGAATGCTGCTAGTGCTTGCGGGCTGCGCCGCCCTCGCCGGCGTGGCCGCGCCCGCGTACGCCGACCCGGTCGGCACTTCGGGAGCTGATGGGAGCTTCATCGCGGCGCTCAACCAGGCGGGCATCACCTACCGGGACCCGGCTGCGGCCGTCGGGGTGGGTAAACGGGCATGCGAACTGATGGACGAGGGCAGTCCCCAGGTCGACGTGATCAAGAGCGTGTCGTCGAGTAATCCGGGGTTCACGGTCGACGGCGCTGCCCAGTTCACCATGATCGCGGCGAGCGCCTACTGCCCGCAGCACCTGGGGCAGCATGTCAACCAGGCACCGCAGCCCGCGCGGACGCAGCAGTCGTCGCCGGTGATCGACCTTCCGCCCCTCACGCCGGGCGCCGCCTAG
- a CDS encoding DUF4267 domain-containing protein, with protein sequence MSIDRFGLLAGTIRLASGVSFLVDPLRANKLWGDPDEPTPTAQLLLRSMGYRDALIGVLLLSAALRGKNTRGWFLASAGADVADLVGGMSVHNEMKPSQQIIGLGGAAVGVAAGLWGAVRPAKRAARAVTEETVV encoded by the coding sequence ATGTCCATCGACCGGTTCGGCCTTCTTGCGGGCACCATCCGACTTGCCTCTGGCGTTTCCTTCCTCGTCGACCCGCTGCGGGCGAACAAATTGTGGGGAGACCCGGACGAGCCGACACCGACAGCGCAACTGTTGTTGCGGTCGATGGGCTATCGCGACGCGCTGATCGGTGTCCTGCTCTTGTCGGCGGCGCTGCGCGGTAAGAACACCCGCGGCTGGTTCCTGGCCTCCGCCGGTGCGGACGTGGCCGACCTGGTCGGCGGGATGAGCGTCCACAACGAGATGAAGCCTTCGCAGCAGATCATCGGCCTGGGCGGCGCCGCTGTCGGTGTCGCCGCGGGCCTGTGGGGTGCGGTACGTCCGGCCAAGCGGGCGGCCCGGGCGGTGACCGAAGAAACCGTTGTGTAA
- a CDS encoding oxygenase MpaB family protein, giving the protein MFLPHQIVGQLINKRLDDNMRRYFFRGMEFAAPVGDPGWFGPDSAVWRVHSHLPALIFGLQCAAFMETLDPSIYWMGMHHSRLIKRDSNGNPISQVPRIDPEGAATRLGHSVAFFIGTAYGSTETAERLAKSVRAMHHTIKGTRPDGARYDADDPEWLRWNYATVVWGLATAHELYHPMPLRGKSLDRYYGEFVRVGHALGGTDLPTTKAETLECLESYLPKLAVTYGKAMGTGPNVHMPQAAVDWAIRDTMPKWAKQMLQHRDCNIVERTARRTAVWSIINGINAASGPAPEFRQAQARVKGGTTVPHTLPTYVLGSDQVRSRSEVERSFQSV; this is encoded by the coding sequence GTGTTTCTGCCACACCAGATCGTCGGGCAGCTGATCAACAAACGGTTGGACGACAACATGCGACGGTACTTTTTCCGCGGCATGGAGTTCGCCGCGCCGGTAGGCGATCCGGGTTGGTTCGGCCCCGACAGCGCCGTGTGGCGCGTGCATTCGCACCTGCCCGCGCTGATCTTCGGTCTGCAGTGCGCCGCCTTCATGGAGACCCTGGACCCGTCAATTTATTGGATGGGCATGCACCACTCGCGACTGATCAAGCGGGACAGCAACGGAAACCCGATATCGCAAGTGCCCCGGATCGATCCTGAGGGCGCCGCGACACGTCTCGGCCATTCGGTGGCGTTCTTCATCGGTACGGCATATGGGTCAACGGAAACCGCTGAGCGGCTGGCGAAATCCGTGCGCGCGATGCACCACACCATCAAGGGCACTCGTCCCGACGGCGCCCGCTACGACGCCGACGACCCCGAGTGGCTGCGCTGGAACTACGCGACGGTCGTCTGGGGCCTGGCCACCGCGCACGAGCTCTATCACCCGATGCCGTTGCGCGGCAAGAGCCTCGACCGCTACTACGGTGAGTTCGTCCGCGTCGGGCACGCGCTGGGAGGCACCGACCTGCCGACCACCAAGGCCGAGACGCTCGAGTGCCTGGAGTCCTACTTGCCGAAACTGGCTGTCACTTATGGCAAAGCGATGGGCACCGGCCCCAACGTCCACATGCCGCAGGCTGCCGTCGACTGGGCCATCCGCGACACCATGCCGAAATGGGCCAAACAGATGCTGCAGCACCGCGACTGCAACATCGTCGAACGCACCGCCCGTCGCACCGCGGTGTGGTCGATCATCAACGGGATCAACGCCGCATCCGGCCCCGCGCCGGAATTCCGGCAGGCCCAGGCCAGGGTCAAGGGCGGCACCACGGTCCCCCACACCCTGCCGACCTACGTGCTCGGCAGCGATCAGGTTCGCAGCCGGTCCGAGGTGGAGCGCAGCTTCCAGTCCGTGTAG
- a CDS encoding serine hydrolase domain-containing protein: MPVVSGGWKFWPSLLRKTIVVAIVLLALIAVSPWTFTARTPVADRPQQPAQTPAQTPVPVAAPTAAPAPEFATISKLMNDAIAAGGLPGGVVMVGHDGKVVFHQAYGSRKLAGEPGLDGSPAPAEPMTEDTIFDMASLTKCLATAVAIMQLYEQGKVAFDDPVQKYLPDFNTTNDPRRAQVTVRMLLTNTSGEGIDVSLADPWGLGGPDKAEGIHRALTTPLQSGPGELFRYSDINYILLGALLEKTTGEPEDTYVQRDVFAPLGLQDTRYLPAAKACGPHTIRGAAVAWAPAPAGGESMACPAGTWNTSLLPRVAPTARDEESRDDPGKNPDFFALLRGTVHDPTARRMGGVAGNAGMFSTAHDVSIFAQSLLDRLANRPSEFPLRPETLELMTTPQQPGHTAEQLVAANRAVQQAHTPTYPAIEGQSLFGFGWDIDTAFSGPRGKVFPVGSFGNTGFTGTTLWIDPGSNTYVILLSNSIHLRGSPPISHLRGAVATAAAQALQLYGAAPPASTPAPRKTP, translated from the coding sequence ATGCCGGTAGTCAGTGGCGGGTGGAAGTTCTGGCCATCCTTGCTACGCAAGACGATTGTGGTCGCAATTGTGTTGCTCGCCCTCATCGCGGTTTCTCCGTGGACTTTTACGGCACGCACACCGGTAGCCGACCGCCCGCAGCAGCCCGCGCAGACGCCCGCACAGACGCCGGTGCCCGTTGCGGCGCCGACTGCGGCTCCCGCACCCGAATTCGCGACCATCTCCAAGCTGATGAACGACGCGATCGCGGCAGGCGGGCTGCCGGGCGGCGTGGTAATGGTCGGGCACGATGGCAAGGTCGTCTTCCACCAGGCATACGGGTCGCGCAAACTTGCGGGCGAACCGGGGCTGGACGGATCGCCCGCACCCGCGGAGCCGATGACCGAGGACACGATCTTCGATATGGCGTCATTGACGAAGTGCCTTGCAACGGCGGTCGCCATCATGCAGCTCTACGAACAGGGCAAGGTGGCGTTCGACGATCCGGTGCAGAAATATCTGCCCGACTTCAATACGACGAACGATCCACGGCGGGCACAGGTCACGGTGCGCATGCTGCTGACCAACACGTCCGGCGAGGGTATCGACGTAAGCCTGGCAGACCCATGGGGGCTGGGCGGACCCGACAAAGCCGAAGGCATCCATCGCGCGCTCACCACGCCGCTGCAGTCGGGTCCGGGTGAGCTCTTCCGATACTCCGACATCAACTACATCCTGCTGGGCGCGCTGCTCGAGAAGACCACGGGTGAGCCCGAAGACACCTACGTCCAACGCGATGTGTTTGCGCCGCTTGGCCTGCAAGACACCCGCTACCTTCCCGCGGCCAAGGCCTGCGGGCCCCACACGATCAGAGGAGCAGCGGTTGCCTGGGCCCCCGCGCCGGCGGGGGGCGAGTCGATGGCTTGTCCCGCAGGGACTTGGAACACCAGCCTGCTGCCGCGCGTCGCGCCGACGGCCCGCGACGAGGAAAGCAGAGACGACCCCGGCAAGAATCCGGATTTCTTTGCCCTGCTTCGGGGTACGGTGCATGACCCGACGGCACGCCGGATGGGGGGAGTTGCCGGCAATGCCGGCATGTTCTCGACGGCGCACGATGTCAGCATCTTCGCGCAGTCGCTGCTTGACCGGCTGGCCAACCGCCCGAGTGAGTTTCCTTTGCGGCCAGAAACTCTCGAGCTGATGACGACTCCTCAGCAGCCCGGCCATACCGCCGAACAACTTGTGGCGGCAAACCGCGCCGTTCAACAAGCTCACACTCCGACCTATCCGGCGATCGAAGGGCAAAGCCTGTTTGGTTTTGGCTGGGACATCGACACCGCGTTCTCCGGGCCGCGCGGGAAGGTCTTTCCCGTCGGCAGCTTCGGCAACACCGGGTTTACCGGAACCACGCTGTGGATCGACCCAGGTTCGAATACCTACGTCATCCTGCTCTCTAACTCGATCCACCTACGGGGGAGCCCGCCGATCTCCCACCTCAGGGGTGCGGTGGCCACGGCCGCGGCGCAAGCCTTGCAGCTTTACGGCGCCGCGCCACCGGCCTCGACGCCGGCCCCACGCAAAACGCCGTAG
- a CDS encoding adenylate/guanylate cyclase domain-containing protein, producing the protein MPETAYANCGDLSLAYQVIGDGPIDLVFAGSFASHVELYWSMPEFKAFMERLAAFCRVILFDKAGVGLSDPVPRVRTLDDRAAEIEAVMDAAGFERAALLGVSEGGPAAILFAATRPERTRALILTGTAAYLPSEGWDDLDLDPAELRARSIREIGEEYTPSEDQIIGFQKFGRAVVSAWGSGEALKCLLPSVRSSRQLGMLERMCASPGMARVTLEAAFQIDVRPILPTLTMPTLVVHAAKDPGVPVQAGRYLADHIPGARMVELDGTDHAPWFTDPEKIATEIEELLTGSHATPAPLNRALRTVLFTDIVASTERVAATGDERWRAVLQRFGEITAEATERYAGTVVKSTGDGYLITFDGPTQGIRCAENLRDDAEKLGVEIRTGIHTGECELMDADIGGIAVHIAARILGQAGAGEIVVSRTVRDLVVGSGIGFQERGVVELRGVPGAWELVAVDRHGASRASREVQLAAASTPGPRTSMRRSDRAVAVMAKRTPWLLRGMARLVPVTDGGPVAAATSSR; encoded by the coding sequence GTGCCGGAGACGGCGTATGCAAACTGCGGTGATCTCAGCCTGGCGTACCAAGTGATTGGCGACGGGCCGATCGATCTTGTCTTCGCTGGTTCGTTCGCCAGCCATGTCGAGCTGTACTGGTCCATGCCCGAGTTCAAGGCCTTCATGGAGCGGCTCGCGGCGTTTTGCCGCGTCATCCTCTTCGACAAGGCCGGCGTCGGGTTGTCGGACCCCGTTCCACGGGTCCGCACTCTGGACGATCGGGCGGCCGAGATCGAGGCCGTCATGGACGCCGCCGGCTTCGAAAGGGCTGCGCTGCTCGGGGTGAGCGAGGGTGGCCCGGCGGCCATTCTGTTCGCCGCGACGCGACCGGAGAGAACGCGGGCTTTGATCCTCACCGGCACGGCGGCATATCTGCCCAGCGAAGGTTGGGACGACCTTGATCTTGATCCGGCTGAGCTCCGGGCACGCTCCATACGTGAGATAGGCGAGGAGTACACACCGTCTGAAGACCAGATCATCGGCTTCCAGAAATTCGGCCGGGCGGTCGTGTCGGCGTGGGGAAGTGGTGAGGCACTCAAGTGTCTGCTGCCGTCCGTCCGGTCGTCACGCCAGCTGGGAATGCTCGAGCGCATGTGCGCGAGCCCCGGGATGGCGCGGGTCACGCTTGAAGCCGCTTTCCAGATCGATGTCCGGCCGATCCTGCCGACACTCACCATGCCCACCTTGGTCGTGCACGCCGCCAAAGATCCCGGGGTCCCGGTGCAGGCGGGCAGGTATCTGGCCGACCACATACCCGGCGCGCGCATGGTCGAGCTCGACGGCACGGACCATGCGCCGTGGTTCACGGACCCCGAAAAGATCGCCACCGAGATCGAGGAGCTTCTCACCGGCAGCCACGCGACCCCGGCCCCGTTGAATCGCGCCCTACGGACGGTGCTGTTCACCGACATCGTCGCGTCGACGGAACGCGTCGCGGCGACTGGCGACGAGCGGTGGCGAGCGGTCCTGCAGCGCTTTGGTGAGATCACCGCCGAGGCCACCGAACGATACGCCGGCACGGTGGTAAAGAGCACCGGCGATGGGTACCTCATCACGTTCGACGGCCCGACCCAGGGCATCCGGTGCGCCGAGAACCTGCGCGACGATGCCGAGAAACTGGGCGTCGAAATCCGTACCGGGATCCACACGGGAGAATGCGAACTCATGGATGCCGACATCGGGGGGATCGCAGTCCACATCGCGGCGCGGATCCTCGGTCAAGCCGGTGCCGGCGAAATCGTGGTGTCACGGACGGTTCGTGACTTGGTCGTCGGCTCCGGGATCGGATTCCAAGAGCGAGGCGTCGTCGAGTTGCGTGGCGTTCCCGGCGCCTGGGAGCTGGTCGCCGTCGACCGTCACGGTGCGAGCCGCGCATCGCGCGAAGTGCAGCTGGCGGCGGCGTCCACACCCGGGCCCCGGACGTCGATGCGTCGGTCGGACCGTGCCGTGGCGGTGATGGCGAAACGCACGCCGTGGCTGCTGCGCGGAATGGCGCGATTGGTGCCGGTTACCGACGGTGGCCCGGTGGCCGCCGCAACAAGCTCGCGCTGA
- a CDS encoding RNA polymerase sigma factor: MTVKRPFEAVVVDHGPAVLRVCRAIVGPVDADDAWSETFLSALRGYPDLPADANIEAWLVTIAHRKTIDLTRARARRAVPTHDVPETAGPADPDRDEDLADALARLPAKQRQAVAFHYLAGLPYSEIAAILGGSPDAARRAAADGIGTLRRTYPGVAAGTTGTGEHR, from the coding sequence GTGACAGTTAAACGACCGTTCGAGGCGGTGGTCGTCGACCACGGTCCCGCCGTACTGCGGGTATGCCGCGCCATCGTCGGGCCCGTTGACGCCGACGATGCCTGGTCGGAGACCTTTCTGTCCGCGTTGCGTGGCTACCCGGACCTGCCCGCCGACGCCAATATCGAGGCCTGGCTGGTCACCATCGCGCACCGCAAAACCATCGACCTCACCCGGGCCCGGGCGCGACGCGCAGTGCCGACCCACGACGTCCCCGAGACCGCCGGCCCGGCGGATCCCGACAGGGACGAGGACCTGGCCGACGCACTGGCCCGGCTGCCCGCCAAGCAGAGGCAGGCGGTGGCCTTCCACTACCTGGCCGGCCTGCCCTATTCCGAGATCGCCGCCATCCTCGGCGGCAGTCCCGACGCCGCCCGGCGCGCCGCCGCCGACGGCATCGGCACCCTCAGACGCACATACCCCGGCGTCGCCGCCGGCACGACCGGGACAGGAGAACACCGATGA